A window from Thermoplasmatales archaeon encodes these proteins:
- a CDS encoding ABC transporter ATP-binding protein, with product MHAVDVKNLVKRYGKIEAVKGVTFHVDEGEIFGLIGPNGAGKTTIIRIISTLLKITEGSVNVFGYDINSDANEIRKLISYLPEEAGAYKNLTGREYLRFISSFFDGDDLVERGIEIANLGKRIDDKIETYSKGMVRRLLVARALMNKPKLAILDEPTAGLDVINAQEIRRIIKESVREGVTVLLSSHNMLEVEFLCDRIVLIDNGRIVEEGEPMKLKEKYDARNIEEVFVKVIG from the coding sequence ATGCATGCTGTTGATGTGAAAAATCTTGTTAAAAGATATGGAAAAATAGAGGCGGTTAAAGGTGTAACATTTCATGTTGATGAAGGGGAAATATTTGGTTTAATTGGTCCTAATGGAGCTGGAAAAACAACTATAATAAGAATAATATCAACATTGCTTAAAATAACTGAAGGAAGTGTAAATGTTTTTGGATATGATATAAACAGCGATGCAAATGAAATAAGAAAATTGATAAGCTACCTGCCCGAGGAGGCGGGCGCCTACAAAAACTTAACAGGCAGAGAATATTTGAGGTTCATATCCTCATTTTTTGATGGCGATGATTTAGTTGAAAGAGGGATTGAAATAGCGAATCTTGGAAAAAGAATAGATGACAAAATTGAAACATACAGCAAGGGAATGGTGCGGCGACTGCTGGTGGCAAGGGCTCTGATGAACAAGCCAAAACTTGCAATTCTTGATGAGCCGACTGCTGGGCTTGATGTGATAAATGCTCAGGAGATAAGGAGGATAATAAAGGAAAGTGTAAGGGAGGGTGTGACTGTTCTTCTTTCATCGCATAATATGCTTGAAGTAGAATTTTTGTGCGACAGGATAGTTCTTATTGATAATGGGAGAATTGTTGAGGAAGGCGAGCCAATGAAACTGAAGGAGAAATATGACGCGAGGAATATCGAGGA